The Flavobacteriales bacterium sequence TAAAGAACGTTTTTTCTCACACCGTGATGAATTTGGTCAGTGGGATCCAAAAAATCAGCGGCCAGAATTATGGAATCTATTTAACGGTAGAAAACACTACGGTGAGCACTTTAGGGTTTTCCCTATTTCAAATTGGACAGAAATGGATGTGTGGGAATATATCAAAGCTGAAAATATTGAACTACCTAGTCTATATTTTTCCCACAACAGAGAATGCGTTGTTAGAGATGGTGTTATTCTTGCCAACTCAGAGTATATTACTCTAAAAGATAATGAAGAAGTAAAAGAAATGACCGTCCGATTTAGAACGTGTGGAGATATGCCCATAACAGGAGCAGTGGAATCTTCTGCAGATACATTGAAAAAAGTCATAGAAGAAATAGCCACTACGCGATCAACTGAGCGTGGTGGACGAGCAGATGATAAGAGAGCGGAAACCGCTATGGAAGACCGAAAAAAACAAGGATATTTTTAAGTAATGAGCACTAAAAACGTAGAACTTTTACGATTTACTACAGCGGGCAGCGTTGATGACGGAAAAAGCACCTTAATAGGACGGTTATTGTACGATAGCAAATCTATTTTTCAGGATCAGTTAGAGGCTGTAGAACAGTCAAGTAAAAACAAGGGCTTTGATTATGTAGATTTATCTCTTTTGACAGATGGTTTGAAGTCCGAAAGAGAGCAAGGAATTACAATAGATGTCGCTTATAGGTATTTCGCTACACCAAA is a genomic window containing:
- the cysD gene encoding sulfate adenylyltransferase subunit CysD; amino-acid sequence: MGNYVLNHIRELESEAIFVIREIAAQFENPVLLFSGGKDSIVLTHLAKKAFYPANIPFPLIHIDTGHNFPETIQFRDELVEKLGVKLIVGSVQESIDKGKAKEETGADASRNSLQIVSLLDTLEEYKVDAAMGGARRDEEKARAKERFFSHRDEFGQWDPKNQRPELWNLFNGRKHYGEHFRVFPISNWTEMDVWEYIKAENIELPSLYFSHNRECVVRDGVILANSEYITLKDNEEVKEMTVRFRTCGDMPITGAVESSADTLKKVIEEIATTRSTERGGRADDKRAETAMEDRKKQGYF